The following proteins are encoded in a genomic region of Haloarcula marina:
- a CDS encoding MBL fold metallo-hydrolase, which translates to MRLTFLGTGSAMPTGERSQSGYLLEADGETLLVDCGSGVLDALARTGPGYEGVDTVLLTHHHLDHISDLDVLMKARWLAGETDLTVAGPPGTAELVEDLLAVHEYMQDRLSLTLRDLDEAPFSLAGFDGDAVETRHSMQCFAYRLAPVGGGPTMAFSGDSEAFPELIEFADGAAVLVHDCSFPDDVDVSNHPTPSSLGAALDTADAEVGRVYLTHLYPHTEGHHDEMSASLAARYDGDVRFAKDGLTITVGKA; encoded by the coding sequence ATGCGACTCACGTTTCTCGGTACGGGTAGTGCGATGCCGACCGGCGAGCGCTCCCAGTCCGGCTACCTCCTCGAAGCCGACGGTGAGACGCTGCTCGTCGACTGCGGGAGCGGCGTCCTCGACGCCCTGGCGCGGACCGGCCCCGGATACGAGGGTGTCGACACCGTGTTGCTGACTCACCACCACTTAGACCACATCTCAGACCTCGACGTGCTGATGAAGGCCCGTTGGTTGGCGGGCGAGACGGACCTCACCGTCGCCGGACCGCCCGGGACCGCAGAACTCGTCGAGGACCTCCTCGCCGTCCACGAGTACATGCAGGACCGCCTGTCGCTGACCCTTCGCGACCTCGACGAAGCGCCGTTCTCGCTCGCCGGGTTCGACGGGGACGCCGTCGAGACGCGCCACTCGATGCAGTGTTTCGCGTACCGACTCGCCCCCGTCGGCGGCGGCCCGACGATGGCCTTCAGCGGCGACTCAGAGGCGTTTCCCGAACTCATCGAGTTCGCCGACGGCGCGGCCGTCCTCGTTCACGACTGCTCGTTCCCCGACGACGTGGACGTGTCGAATCATCCCACGCCGTCCTCGCTCGGCGCGGCCCTCGACACGGCCGACGCCGAAGTCGGCCGGGTCTATCTCACGCATCTCTACCCGCACACGGAGGGCCATCACGATGAGATGTCCGCCTCGCTGGCAGCGCGATACGACGGCGACGTTCGATTCGCGAAGGACGGTCTGACGATTACCGTTGGAAAAGCGTGA